From a single Paenibacillus sp. FSL W8-0426 genomic region:
- a CDS encoding polysaccharide deacetylase family protein, whose translation MFFRLVMTICMVALGGTMGASFVSAAKDSDRDKVVYLSFDDGPGKHTPEVLDILRKENVPATFFVLGEQAELHPKQIRRILKEGHALGNHTYNHRYNELYRDFQTFWAQIKRTEEVIHDITGIRPDLVRAPGGTYGHFDQNYFDLLKRGGYTVMDWNVDSGDSKRKNVPAKEILRNATHVTAGTNSVVVLMHDGGAHAETVKALPGIIQFYRDHGYRFDVMSSSDQEPVQFRVHPSEKYKSRQAPSKTWIAQHVDPNRQLWTTAKKELKVEIGLLTAELGQDEFRMSDRQIMVPLRHFLKTIGGTASWDAKSRTATVLWKNRMVQVDPSGGWMTTKRWHDSEERAVQAKVEIHGGTIWVPLRELLEQMGASIHSTQSTASEWVIKASPPLTSIAYWRFYDVI comes from the coding sequence ATGTTCTTTCGGTTAGTCATGACAATATGCATGGTTGCCTTAGGCGGAACGATGGGCGCATCATTCGTTTCTGCGGCTAAAGACAGCGATAGGGATAAAGTCGTCTATCTGAGTTTTGACGATGGCCCAGGCAAACATACTCCCGAAGTGCTGGATATTTTACGAAAGGAGAACGTGCCTGCCACGTTTTTTGTATTGGGGGAACAAGCGGAGCTCCATCCGAAACAGATTCGCAGAATATTGAAAGAAGGACATGCCTTGGGCAATCATACGTATAATCATCGATATAACGAACTGTACCGCGATTTTCAAACGTTCTGGGCACAGATCAAGCGTACGGAGGAAGTGATTCATGACATCACGGGAATCCGTCCTGATCTGGTTCGGGCACCAGGCGGTACTTACGGGCATTTTGACCAGAACTATTTCGATTTGTTGAAAAGAGGCGGGTATACCGTTATGGACTGGAATGTCGATAGCGGGGATTCCAAACGCAAAAACGTACCTGCCAAGGAAATTTTGCGCAATGCCACCCATGTCACAGCCGGGACAAACTCGGTGGTTGTGCTGATGCATGACGGTGGGGCGCATGCCGAGACCGTAAAGGCGCTGCCAGGCATCATCCAATTTTATAGGGATCACGGCTATCGTTTTGACGTCATGAGTTCTTCCGATCAGGAGCCTGTGCAATTTCGCGTGCATCCTAGCGAAAAATACAAGTCTCGCCAAGCTCCGAGCAAAACCTGGATTGCGCAGCATGTTGATCCGAATCGCCAATTGTGGACGACAGCGAAGAAGGAATTGAAGGTAGAAATCGGATTACTGACCGCTGAGCTCGGCCAGGATGAATTCCGCATGAGCGATCGGCAGATTATGGTTCCTCTGCGGCACTTTTTGAAAACGATCGGAGGCACCGCGAGTTGGGATGCGAAGTCCAGAACGGCAACGGTGTTATGGAAGAATCGAATGGTTCAAGTGGACCCCTCGGGCGGATGGATGACGACCAAACGATGGCATGATTCGGAGGAGCGCGCCGTCCAGGCTAAAGTCGAAATCCATGGAGGCACGATCTGGGTGCCGCTGCGCGAACTGCTGGAGCAGATGGGAGCCTCGATCCATTCCACGCAATCAACGGCTTCGGAGTGGGTGATCAAGGCGAGCCCGCCGCTCACTTCCATAGCATATTGGCGGTTCTACGACGTGATCTGA
- a CDS encoding DedA family protein, whose translation MELLDKIQQLFGSYGYSVLFFGLLLEFVALPFPGETTMAYAGYLSYKGQLDFGILAILAFLGTTIGMTITYFIGAKAGLPFIMKYGKWFFLKPDKLDKTQKWFSKYGNGLIFIGYFIPGVRHFTGYFSGIAAISFRKFALYAYTGALFWVVLFLGIGKLFGPGWSAVFKLAHQYTAYIVAAIGLVLIAAVLYRYRKALGQRFARKSVPVRQRQKQNAE comes from the coding sequence TTGGAATTGCTTGATAAGATCCAGCAATTATTTGGATCCTACGGATACAGCGTCTTGTTTTTCGGTCTGTTGCTCGAGTTCGTCGCCCTTCCCTTCCCGGGAGAAACAACGATGGCCTATGCCGGTTATTTGTCTTACAAAGGGCAGCTTGATTTCGGCATACTCGCCATCCTTGCGTTTCTCGGCACGACCATCGGTATGACAATCACGTATTTTATCGGGGCAAAGGCCGGATTGCCTTTTATAATGAAATACGGAAAATGGTTTTTCCTTAAACCCGACAAGTTGGATAAAACGCAAAAATGGTTTTCCAAATACGGCAACGGATTGATCTTTATCGGATATTTCATCCCGGGAGTCCGCCACTTTACCGGTTATTTCTCCGGCATAGCGGCCATCTCTTTCCGTAAGTTCGCTCTCTATGCATATACTGGTGCATTATTCTGGGTCGTCCTTTTCCTCGGCATCGGCAAATTGTTCGGACCTGGATGGAGTGCCGTATTCAAGCTGGCGCATCAGTACACCGCTTATATTGTCGCAGCCATCGGGCTTGTCCTGATCGCTGCCGTGCTTTACCGTTACCGCAAAGCTTTGGGGCAACGCTTCGCGCGGAAGTCCGTTCCCGTCCGCCAAAGACAAAAACAAAACGCGGAATAG
- a CDS encoding endospore germination permease produces the protein MLERGRLGTRQLATLVFMMVVGDMMMIYPSVMTSYAKQDAWICALIGVPVSMALMAMFLKLGRAYPDQNLVGICRSVLGFWPGTLISCFYMFFFILGASTYTREVGDFMTTQIFQYTPIRVVILMFVVAIGWGVYNGLETMGRTSELLIPIVIVFILVLTFCLLPKSDTSNLKAFQDTNAVSFAQGILVSIIYPVGETIPVLMLLPYSAAAPNRTRDLIVAAGMGNIVLALLVTIAMLVLGAFLTQHNIYTSFVLSQKINIGDFFQRIEALMASSWLVSTYFKTMVYLYAFTVGIAEIFKMKQYRFLILPSSLLIFGLANLIAPGITYIVISIVPYWVDWDTTIGILLPGLLLLVHLGKSRKNS, from the coding sequence ATGCTTGAACGGGGACGGCTTGGAACAAGACAATTGGCAACCCTTGTGTTCATGATGGTTGTGGGCGACATGATGATGATCTACCCTTCGGTCATGACCTCTTATGCTAAACAAGATGCCTGGATCTGTGCCTTGATTGGCGTCCCTGTCAGCATGGCTCTGATGGCCATGTTCCTCAAACTCGGCAGGGCCTATCCTGACCAGAACTTGGTTGGCATATGCCGCAGTGTGCTGGGATTCTGGCCGGGAACGCTCATTTCCTGTTTTTACATGTTCTTTTTTATCCTCGGCGCTTCCACCTACACCCGGGAGGTCGGCGACTTCATGACCACCCAGATTTTTCAATACACGCCGATTCGTGTCGTCATTCTTATGTTTGTCGTCGCCATCGGCTGGGGAGTGTATAACGGATTGGAGACGATGGGGCGCACCAGCGAGCTGCTGATTCCCATCGTCATCGTTTTTATATTGGTGCTCACCTTCTGCTTGCTGCCGAAATCCGATACCAGCAATTTAAAAGCGTTTCAGGATACGAATGCCGTATCTTTTGCCCAAGGGATCTTGGTAAGCATCATTTATCCGGTTGGCGAAACGATCCCGGTGTTGATGTTATTGCCGTACTCAGCCGCAGCACCGAACCGGACGAGGGATCTGATTGTGGCGGCAGGCATGGGCAATATCGTACTTGCTCTATTGGTTACCATCGCCATGCTTGTGCTGGGTGCATTCCTTACGCAGCATAACATTTATACTTCCTTTGTTTTGTCGCAAAAAATAAACATCGGCGACTTTTTTCAAAGAATAGAGGCACTTATGGCTTCATCTTGGTTAGTATCGACCTATTTCAAAACGATGGTCTACCTTTATGCCTTTACGGTAGGCATTGCGGAAATATTCAAAATGAAGCAGTACCGGTTTCTCATCCTTCCATCCTCCCTGCTGATCTTCGGCTTGGCGAATCTGATCGCCCCCGGCATTACGTATATTGTTATCAGCATCGTTCCCTACTGGGTAGACTGGGATACAACCATCGGCATCCTTTTGCCGGGCCTTCTTCTGCTGGTTCACCTGGGCAAATCGCGAAAAAATTCATAG
- a CDS encoding DUF58 domain-containing protein: MTGIGGRLVHAMLATALVALYVWHGGRSTLFLAAMAVIMWVYGLLLHMLGPRRIRIRRHLHSDRIAVGDVVRVRVELAFDCPIPLLWIVVSDNTPAGMHRKWFFPGMKRHFSYEYELNGLRRGVHSWSPGRLYWGDAFGWNTASSVTKGSEPIVVTPAVGDGTEIEAGSGWAGSEDGTAHDPHTTDSSGFELREYREGDPLSRIHWKSSARTGKLHTFLPETSPCASLAVLLYEARTGYQAQNRDQHDHPGFERAVQMAARRIHDADMGHIPLRLWLEGKEPGIDDGDRPFPRHAESAEDSLERALYRLAHARLGRSPAGPDRLETRMLEDLPQGSDIVVFAGKPDQALVEWIHRAADDGFRVELHLTEHMAGNVSIGPNEGIREVKPGHADPLKENAKSTETWLEQLRLCGVRIVAGPAVSGSLSLPGKAVVVDVGA; encoded by the coding sequence ATGACCGGGATTGGAGGGCGGCTGGTTCATGCGATGCTGGCAACTGCGTTGGTTGCCTTATATGTATGGCATGGCGGGAGATCGACTCTTTTTCTGGCTGCGATGGCGGTCATCATGTGGGTATATGGACTGCTGCTTCACATGCTTGGGCCACGTCGCATCCGTATTCGCAGGCATCTCCATTCCGACCGGATTGCCGTGGGGGACGTTGTCAGGGTGCGGGTTGAATTGGCATTCGATTGTCCCATCCCCCTGTTATGGATCGTTGTTTCTGACAATACGCCTGCCGGCATGCATCGAAAATGGTTCTTCCCTGGTATGAAAAGACATTTTTCATACGAGTATGAACTAAACGGGCTTCGCAGAGGGGTTCACTCATGGTCCCCCGGACGGCTTTACTGGGGCGATGCGTTCGGCTGGAACACCGCTTCTTCTGTAACGAAAGGAAGCGAACCGATCGTGGTTACGCCTGCGGTTGGAGACGGGACGGAGATTGAAGCAGGCAGCGGCTGGGCCGGTTCGGAAGATGGAACGGCGCACGATCCCCATACTACGGATAGCAGCGGTTTCGAGCTCCGCGAGTATCGGGAAGGCGATCCCCTCAGCCGGATTCATTGGAAAAGCTCGGCCAGAACAGGCAAACTGCATACATTCCTGCCGGAAACTTCGCCATGCGCTTCACTAGCTGTGCTTTTATATGAAGCAAGGACGGGATATCAGGCCCAAAACCGTGATCAGCACGATCATCCAGGGTTCGAACGGGCGGTGCAAATGGCTGCGCGCCGAATCCACGATGCCGACATGGGCCATATCCCGTTAAGGCTGTGGCTGGAGGGGAAGGAGCCCGGCATAGACGATGGTGATCGGCCATTCCCAAGGCACGCGGAGAGCGCTGAAGACAGTCTGGAACGCGCTTTGTACAGATTGGCCCATGCTCGCCTGGGTCGTTCGCCTGCCGGCCCTGACAGGCTGGAAACAAGGATGCTGGAAGACTTGCCTCAAGGTTCGGACATTGTTGTGTTTGCCGGCAAACCGGACCAAGCTCTTGTCGAATGGATTCATAGGGCGGCCGATGACGGATTTCGCGTGGAGCTGCATCTGACCGAGCACATGGCGGGAAACGTTTCTATTGGGCCGAATGAAGGTATCCGGGAAGTGAAACCTGGCCATGCAGACCCGTTAAAAGAAAATGCGAAATCCACCGAAACCTGGCTGGAACAGCTTAGGCTGTGCGGCGTTCGTATTGTTGCCGGGCCTGCCGTCAGCGGCAGCTTGTCTTTACCGGGAAAGGCGGTGGTCGTCGATGTGGGTGCGTGA
- a CDS encoding Ger(x)C family spore germination protein, whose amino-acid sequence MNRCLRMILSFVVLLPLLTGCWDRQELNELGIMLGLGVDMEGELIKVSAQVVVPNEISNKSGGAKGTPVTQYQATAKTLFEAIQKLTEISPRQTFMSHIRVLVFGEEYARKQGIYDVTEALMREPSVRPDYYVLIARNTTATKVLDLLTPLDNIPAEKIFNSLDVSAKTWAPTTTVTGDKLMDSMISPGIQPVITGIEVIGNSENSGSKDNISFIRSPARLSSTGLGIFKRDKLIGWLTEEESKGYNYIRDNVVATVGHVDCPSSQGVVTLKTLRSKTKRKAKIVGGEPVIHIKVKTISSIASVDCGMSIGAMAAIRELEKQSQESLVELMQTSVNSVRRKYHVDIFGFGQEVYHANPKYFKKIEKDWDKYFENLEVKFESNVQIKRVGALDNSFKNEIKD is encoded by the coding sequence ATGAACAGATGCTTGCGTATGATTCTTTCCTTTGTGGTCCTGCTCCCTCTCCTCACGGGCTGCTGGGATCGGCAGGAGCTCAACGAACTCGGCATTATGCTGGGGCTGGGCGTCGACATGGAAGGCGAGCTCATCAAGGTCAGCGCTCAGGTTGTCGTACCGAACGAAATTTCCAACAAATCCGGCGGTGCCAAAGGTACCCCTGTGACTCAATATCAAGCCACTGCGAAAACGTTGTTCGAAGCGATACAGAAGCTTACGGAGATAAGTCCAAGGCAAACTTTCATGTCTCACATACGTGTACTCGTATTTGGAGAAGAGTACGCTCGAAAACAGGGGATCTACGATGTCACAGAGGCTTTGATGCGGGAACCGTCCGTGCGACCGGATTACTACGTTTTGATCGCAAGAAACACGACCGCAACCAAAGTTCTCGATCTGCTGACCCCTTTGGATAATATCCCGGCTGAAAAAATATTCAACTCGCTGGACGTGTCCGCCAAAACCTGGGCTCCTACCACGACGGTAACAGGGGATAAACTCATGGACTCCATGATTTCCCCGGGCATACAACCCGTCATTACGGGGATTGAGGTTATAGGCAATAGCGAAAATAGCGGCAGTAAGGATAATATTTCATTCATTCGATCACCCGCGCGGCTAAGTTCAACAGGACTAGGCATTTTCAAAAGGGATAAGCTGATTGGGTGGTTAACGGAAGAAGAATCCAAAGGGTACAATTACATCCGCGACAACGTTGTGGCAACGGTCGGCCATGTCGATTGCCCGTCGAGCCAGGGCGTCGTAACGTTGAAAACGCTGCGCTCCAAGACCAAACGCAAAGCTAAAATTGTCGGGGGTGAACCGGTTATCCATATCAAGGTCAAAACGATTTCGTCCATCGCTTCGGTCGATTGCGGCATGTCGATCGGTGCCATGGCGGCCATTCGGGAATTGGAGAAGCAATCCCAGGAGAGCCTCGTGGAGCTTATGCAAACCTCGGTCAATTCGGTTCGTCGAAAATACCACGTGGACATTTTTGGATTCGGCCAGGAAGTTTACCATGCCAATCCCAAATATTTTAAAAAAATCGAAAAGGATTGGGACAAATACTTCGAAAATCTTGAGGTGAAATTCGAATCGAATGTACAAATCAAACGCGTAGGTGCTTTGGATAACTCGTTCAAAAACGAAATAAAGGACTGA
- a CDS encoding MoxR family ATPase has translation MSTIRMEHDHAVELLNRVMKRIEQVIIGKRKEIGYILTAMLSDGHVLLEDVPGTGKTMLVRAVASSLGCSMGRIQFTADVMPADVTGVSIYHSATGEFRFRPGPVMSHIVLADEINRAAPRTQSALLEAMEERCVTVDGTTHALPRPFLLLATQNPLQFEGTYRLPEAQLDRFMMRIGLGYPEPEQEVELLSRERSRERVEGMKPVLLAEEVVAMQREVRHVHVDAVIKQYLVAVAVATRSHAAVRLGISPRGTLAWMTAVQAHAYLHGRSYVVPDDVKAMAVPVLSHRIQLKSQNRTDGSNAQEQVIRDVLSTVPVPVQMAAQGRGRRS, from the coding sequence ATGTCAACGATCCGGATGGAACATGATCATGCGGTGGAACTGCTGAATAGGGTGATGAAACGGATTGAGCAAGTCATTATTGGGAAAAGGAAGGAAATCGGGTACATTCTGACCGCCATGCTTAGCGATGGCCATGTTCTTCTGGAGGATGTGCCCGGCACGGGGAAAACGATGCTTGTGCGTGCCGTAGCCTCTTCGTTGGGCTGTTCCATGGGACGCATACAGTTCACCGCGGATGTCATGCCTGCCGACGTTACGGGAGTTTCCATCTATCATTCTGCGACCGGGGAGTTCCGCTTTCGTCCCGGCCCGGTGATGTCACACATCGTTTTGGCCGACGAAATTAACCGCGCGGCACCGCGAACGCAGTCCGCCCTGCTGGAGGCGATGGAGGAGCGCTGCGTTACCGTCGATGGTACAACTCATGCGCTTCCCCGACCTTTTTTGCTGCTCGCGACACAGAATCCGCTTCAGTTCGAAGGAACATATCGATTACCTGAAGCACAGCTGGACCGTTTCATGATGAGGATCGGTCTTGGTTATCCGGAGCCGGAGCAGGAAGTGGAACTTTTGTCCAGGGAGCGGAGCAGGGAACGGGTGGAGGGAATGAAGCCCGTCCTGCTGGCCGAAGAGGTGGTTGCGATGCAGCGCGAGGTAAGGCATGTACACGTGGATGCCGTCATTAAGCAATATCTTGTTGCCGTGGCCGTAGCTACCCGAAGCCATGCCGCCGTCAGGCTTGGAATCAGTCCGCGAGGAACGCTGGCGTGGATGACCGCGGTACAGGCACATGCTTATTTGCACGGAAGAAGTTATGTCGTTCCGGACGACGTGAAGGCAATGGCCGTGCCCGTCCTCTCGCATCGCATCCAACTGAAATCGCAGAACAGGACCGACGGAAGCAACGCCCAAGAGCAGGTCATTCGCGATGTGCTTTCAACGGTTCCCGTTCCCGTTCAGATGGCGGCGCAAGGAAGGGGACGGCGGTCATGA
- a CDS encoding MFS transporter → MLFRISAVRLLRDEPMYRRLFLAGLLTGIGDRFCQVAMLAIIIRITGSGVMLGVALALRVLPFLLLAPVGGWLTKYFSRRNIMLTINCIRVPLALGYLLVRQAEDLWILYVATALLACAEAVYAPVRKSGIPLFVRSENLLRVNALEQVLNGVVLIVGALLGGIVSTVFGPQSAFVGNAAAFMLASGLVRRLDDSSGSKPNEGRVLDDTNVQKRNGSTSAIWPLIRMSIPLQVIIGFELLVPVINGIDNVLISVYAIQVFGLGDWGVGMFYSSLGLGLVLSSLCSRYVRGRLLAGVVICLLIEGSLLMVLSGAPGPISAVIIYLSLAFMSGIGNICLDTLLMIKVPEKHRGVIYGVVTAWSGSVLGLSMFGAGVLLERMDPRQLGFAGGLGFAVLALFLSAYAWIRDRRVFGRNEA, encoded by the coding sequence ATGTTGTTCCGCATTTCTGCAGTTCGTCTGTTGCGGGATGAACCAATGTATCGGCGTCTGTTCTTGGCCGGATTGTTGACGGGAATAGGCGACCGGTTCTGTCAAGTGGCCATGCTTGCCATAATTATTCGGATCACAGGTTCAGGAGTTATGCTCGGGGTAGCATTGGCACTGCGCGTACTGCCATTTTTATTGCTTGCTCCGGTCGGTGGTTGGCTGACGAAGTATTTTTCCCGCAGAAATATCATGCTGACCATCAATTGCATAAGGGTTCCCCTTGCTTTAGGGTACCTGCTGGTGCGTCAAGCAGAGGATTTGTGGATCCTCTATGTCGCAACGGCGCTGTTGGCTTGTGCAGAAGCTGTATATGCACCCGTACGCAAATCTGGAATTCCGCTGTTTGTTAGGTCGGAAAATTTACTAAGGGTTAATGCTTTGGAGCAGGTATTAAATGGTGTGGTATTGATCGTGGGCGCTCTTCTGGGCGGTATTGTCTCGACTGTTTTTGGCCCACAATCCGCCTTTGTGGGAAATGCAGCAGCATTCATGCTTGCATCAGGTTTGGTTCGCCGGCTGGATGATTCATCCGGATCAAAGCCAAATGAAGGCAGGGTATTGGATGATACGAATGTTCAAAAAAGAAATGGCTCGACTTCCGCGATCTGGCCGTTGATTCGTATGTCGATTCCGCTGCAGGTCATTATTGGGTTTGAATTGCTGGTTCCCGTAATTAATGGCATAGACAACGTCCTTATCTCGGTTTATGCAATCCAAGTGTTTGGGCTTGGTGATTGGGGAGTGGGGATGTTCTATTCTTCACTTGGCTTGGGGCTTGTACTAAGCAGTTTGTGTTCTCGATATGTCAGAGGAAGGTTGCTTGCAGGGGTTGTCATATGTTTGCTCATTGAAGGAAGCCTGCTCATGGTGCTGAGCGGGGCCCCGGGTCCAATAAGCGCCGTCATCATCTATCTATCGCTCGCTTTCATGTCAGGAATTGGGAATATATGCCTGGACACATTGCTTATGATCAAAGTTCCGGAGAAACATAGGGGAGTGATCTACGGTGTGGTGACGGCATGGAGCGGCAGTGTGCTTGGGCTCTCCATGTTCGGTGCAGGTGTTTTGCTGGAAAGGATGGACCCGCGCCAATTGGGTTTTGCGGGGGGACTCGGGTTTGCCGTGCTCGCGCTATTTTTGAGTGCGTATGCATGGATCCGGGATCGCCGGGTTTTTGGCAGGAATGAAGCGTAA
- a CDS encoding spore germination protein yields the protein MGATKQNPEKEPHPISRNLSENMEYCKTIMGHSNDLMIRPLQSLHKWPSVLLYIDGLVDVQVLNLAILESLLQMRDLPSFSKDDEHLTYLQNDVLTASTVLFIDSMDDVLKALLAGSAILLLEGSTRGLRIAAAGWEDRSVGEPISQSVVRGPMEGFTENLRTNTALIRKRIRDPQLWIEEREIGRVTRTRVAVLYLEHTVDQEVVKELRSRLDQIDIDGILEGGYIEELVQDKTRTLFPTLYNSERPDTVSAALLEGRVAIIVDGTPFVLLVPALFVHFFQSAEDYYQRADISTLIRMIRYLAFFIALLAPSFYIAISTFHQEMLPTNLLISLAAQREGVPFPAFIEALLMELTYEILREAGIRIPKTVGQAVSIVGTLVIGQAAVDAGVVSAAMVIIVSITAISSYVIPENGLSISVRILRFVLMMFAAAFGFYGILIVLLITVTHLCSLRSFGVPYMSPFAPFVQKDLKDTIFRVPWSRMRTRPISTGTSNVTRESSKPTKR from the coding sequence ATGGGGGCCACAAAGCAAAACCCTGAAAAAGAACCACACCCGATTTCCAGGAATTTGAGCGAAAATATGGAGTACTGCAAAACCATCATGGGACACAGCAACGACTTAATGATCCGACCATTGCAGAGTTTGCACAAATGGCCTTCCGTCTTGCTATACATCGATGGACTTGTGGATGTGCAGGTGCTTAACCTCGCCATCCTGGAATCACTGCTTCAAATGCGGGATCTGCCCTCATTTTCCAAGGATGACGAACATCTGACTTATCTTCAGAACGACGTGTTAACCGCAAGCACCGTCTTGTTCATCGATAGCATGGATGACGTTCTGAAAGCACTGCTGGCAGGCAGTGCCATCCTGCTGTTGGAAGGGTCCACACGCGGATTGAGAATCGCTGCCGCAGGCTGGGAAGACCGTTCTGTCGGCGAACCCATTTCCCAGTCCGTCGTACGTGGACCGATGGAGGGATTTACGGAAAATCTGCGTACCAACACGGCCTTGATCCGCAAACGAATCCGCGATCCGCAATTATGGATCGAGGAACGCGAGATTGGCCGGGTGACCAGAACACGTGTGGCCGTCCTCTACCTGGAGCATACCGTCGATCAGGAAGTCGTGAAAGAACTGCGCAGCAGGCTCGATCAAATCGATATTGACGGCATTCTGGAAGGCGGTTATATCGAAGAATTGGTTCAGGATAAAACGAGGACGCTATTTCCCACCTTATATAACAGTGAGCGTCCAGATACCGTATCGGCTGCTCTTCTCGAGGGCCGGGTTGCCATCATTGTCGACGGGACCCCCTTCGTTCTGCTTGTCCCTGCTTTGTTTGTGCACTTCTTTCAATCGGCAGAAGATTATTACCAGCGAGCGGACATCAGTACGCTCATTCGCATGATTCGTTATCTGGCTTTTTTTATCGCCTTGCTTGCACCGTCGTTTTACATTGCCATCTCGACCTTCCACCAGGAAATGCTGCCTACCAATCTGTTGATCAGCCTGGCTGCCCAACGTGAGGGGGTTCCCTTCCCTGCTTTCATCGAGGCTCTTTTGATGGAGCTGACCTACGAAATTTTGCGCGAGGCCGGCATTCGCATCCCCAAGACGGTCGGGCAAGCCGTATCCATCGTAGGTACGCTCGTAATCGGACAGGCTGCCGTAGACGCAGGGGTAGTTTCGGCAGCCATGGTCATCATCGTGTCCATCACGGCGATTTCAAGTTACGTTATTCCCGAGAACGGGTTATCGATCTCGGTTCGCATTTTGCGCTTCGTTCTGATGATGTTCGCGGCAGCTTTCGGATTCTACGGCATCCTGATCGTGCTGCTTATTACGGTTACCCATCTGTGCAGCCTGCGTTCATTTGGCGTTCCGTACATGTCCCCGTTTGCGCCGTTTGTCCAGAAAGACCTGAAGGATACCATTTTTCGTGTTCCCTGGTCCCGTATGAGAACCCGGCCTATTTCTACAGGCACGTCAAACGTGACACGAGAATCTTCTAAACCAACGAAGCGATAA